A window from Centropristis striata isolate RG_2023a ecotype Rhode Island chromosome 4, C.striata_1.0, whole genome shotgun sequence encodes these proteins:
- the LOC131970508 gene encoding olfactory receptor 2A14-like: MASHFKKGNLTSPSLSYFIFDIYEDVGSLRYFYFMLTAVFYLVIVLINTSLIVVICVNRSLHEPMYIFLCSLFVNELYGSTGLFPFLLVQILSDIHTISVSLCFLQIFCLYTYANIEFCNLAVMSYDRYLAICCPLQYNTRMTFNKAVIFIIVVWLYSFVNVLIPLSLNIRLTFCGNIMNSLCCHNYLVAKLACSDIKVNNIYGLFGTVLTILVPLLPILFSYMKILKVCFSGSKQTRQKAVSTCTPHLASLLNFSFGCSFVTIQSRFDMSSVPTELRIILSLYFLIIQPLLSPIMFGLQMSKIQNICKNVLCSKMLTFPRDKMLIV, from the coding sequence ATGGCttcccattttaaaaaaggtaatttaacTTCACCATCTTTGTCTTAtttcatttttgacatttatgaGGATGTTGGATCAttgagatatttttattttatgttaactgCAGTGTTTTACCTTGTTATTGTTCTTATCAACACTTCTCTGATTGTGGTTATCTGTGTGAACAGAAGCTTACATGAACCtatgtacatttttctgtgcagcCTGTTTGTAAATGAACTGTATGGTAGTACAGGGTTGTTTCCATTTCTTCTGGTTCAGATCCTCTCTGACATTCATactatttctgtttctttgtgtttcctgcagatttTCTGTTTGTATACTTATGCaaatatagaattttgtaatttAGCCGTCATGTCTTATGACAGATATCTTGCTATCTGTTGTCCTCTACAATATAACACACGTATGACATTTAACAAAGCAGTTATCTTTATTATTGTTGTCTGGTTGTATTCTTTTGTCAATGTCCTGATTCCTCTATCCTTAAACATCCGTTTGACATTTTGTGGAAACATCATGAACAGTTTGTGTTGTCATAACTACCTTGTTGCAAAGTTGGCCTGTTCTGACATCAAAGTGAATAATATTTATGGACTCTTTGGTACTGTTCTCACCATCTTAGTCCCTCTGCTTCCAATCCTTTTCTCCTACATGAAGATTctcaaagtgtgtttttctggctCCAAACAGACAAGACAGAAAGCTGTCAGCACCTGCACACCTCACCTCGCTTCTCTGCTCAACTTTTCTTTTGGCTGCAGCTTTGTAACCATTCAGAGTAGATTTGATATGAGCAGTGTACCCACTGAGCTACgtattattctgtctctgtattTTCTCATCATACAGCCACTTTTAAGTCCTATCATGTTTGGATTGCAAATGTctaaaatacagaatatatgtaaaaatgtcctCTGTTCTAAAATGTTGACTTTTCCAAGAGATAAAATGTTGATTGTATGA
- the LOC131970710 gene encoding olfactory receptor 52D1-like, translated as MDLINWTLNAIDPIFSTRSLGSWPSCPAGTFAAGYVMDVGEVACRYEDVGSLRYFYFMIAAMLYVVIVIVNTSLLVVICVNRSLHEPMYIFLCSLFVNELYGSTGLFPFLLVQILSDIHTVSVSLCFLQIYCLYTYGSIEFCNLAVMSYDRYLAICCPLQYNTRMTCNKAVIFIIAVWLYSFVSVLIPFSLNIRLTLCGNIMNSLCCHNYLVAELACSDIKVNNIYGLFSTAVSLLVPLLSILISYGKILKVCFSGSKQTRQKAASTCIPHLASLLNFSFGCSFQILQSRFDMSSVPSVLRIILSLYFLIMPPFLNPFMFGLQMSKIWNKCKHILFHKMLARRKIK; from the exons atggatttgatcaactggaCTCTCAACGCAATTGACCCCATCTTCTCGACCAGAAGCCTGGGCTCCTGGCCCTCCTGCCCTGCCGGGACGTTTGCAGCTGGCTACGTGATGGACGTGGGAGAGGTGGCGTGTC GTTATGAGGATGTTGGATCGttgagatatttttattttatgatagCTGCAATGTTGTACGTTGTAATTGTAATTGTCAACACTTCTCTGCTTGTCGTTATCTGTGTTAACAGAAGCTTACATGAACCtatgtacatttttctgtgcagcCTGTTTGTAAATGAACTGTATGGTAGTACAGGGTTGTTTCCATTCCTTCTGGTTCAGATCCTCTCTGACATTcacactgtttctgtttctttgtgtttcctgcagatttactgtttgtatACTTACGGaagtatagaattttgtaatttAGCCGTCATGTCTTATGACAGATATCTTGCTATCTGTTGTCCTCTGCAATATAACACACGCATGACATGTAACAAAGCAGTTATCTTTATTATTGCTGTATGGTTGTATTCTTTTGTCAGTGTCCTGATTCCCTTTTCCTTAAACATCCGTTTGACACTTTGTGGAAACATCATGAACAGTTTGTGTTGTCATAACTACCTTGTTGCAGAGTTGGCCTGTTCTGACATCAAAGTGAATAACATTTATGGACTTTTTTCCACTGCTGTCTCATTGTTAGTCCCTCTGCTTTCAATCCTTATTTCTTACGGTAAAATTctcaaagtgtgtttttctggctCCAAACAGACGAGACAGAAAGCTGCCAGTACCTGCATACCTCACCTCGCTTCTCTGCTCAACTTTTCTTTTGGCTGCAGCTTTCAAATTCTTCAGAGTAGATTTGATATGAGCAGTGTACCCAGTGTGCTGCGTATTATTCTGTCCCTGTACTTTCTCATCATGCCGCCATTTTTGAACCCTTTCATGTTTGGTTtgcaaatgtcaaaaatatggAATAAGTGTAAACATATCCTCTTTCATAAAATGTTGGCTCGtcgcaaaataaaatga
- the LOC131970711 gene encoding olfactory receptor 10A6-like: protein MASHFKEGNSTSSSFSYFILDGYEDVGSLRYFYFMLTAMLYIVIVIVNTSLIVVICVNRSLHEPMYIFLCSLFVNELYGSTGLFPFLLVQILSDIHTISVSLCFLQIYCLHTYVNIEFCNLAIMSYDRYLAICCPLQYNTRMTCNKTVIFIIVVWLYSFVKFLITFSINIRLTFCGNIINSLCCQNYLVVKLACSDPKVNNIYGLFGAVLTILVPLLPILFSYMKILKVCFSGSKQTRQKAVSTCTPHLSSLLYFSFGCTFVTIQSRIDMSSVPTVLRLILSLYLVIVPPFLNPIMFGLHISKIRTNLNIFSVIKC from the coding sequence ATGGCATCCCATTTTAAAGAAGGTAATTCAACTTCATCATCTTTCTCTTATTTCATTCTTGACGGTTATGAGGATGTTGGATCGttgagatatttttattttatgttaactgCAATGCTGTACATTGTTATTGTGATTGTCAACACTTCTCTGATTGTGGTTATCTGTGTGAACAGAAGCTTACATGAACCtatgtacatttttctgtgcagctTGTTTGTAAATGAACTGTATGGTAGTACAGGGTTGTTTCCATTCCTTCTGGTTCAGATCCTCTCTGACATTCACactatttctgtttctttgtgtttcctgcaaatttACTGTTTGCATACATATGTaaatatagaattttgtaatttAGCCATCATGTCTTATGACAGATATCTTGCTATCTGTTGTCCTCTGCAATATAACACACGAATGACATGTAACAAAACAGTTatctttattattgttgtatggTTGTATTCTTTTGTGAAGTTCCTAATTACTTTTTCCATAAACATCCGTTTGACATTTTGTGGAAACATCATAAATAGTTTGTGTTGTCAAAACTATCTTGTTGTTAAGTTGGCCTGTTCTGACCCCAAAGTGAATAATATTTATGGACTCTTTGGTGCTGTTCTCACCATCTTGGTCCCCCTGCTTCCAATCCTTTTCTCCTACATGAAGATTctcaaagtgtgtttttctggctCCAAACAGACGAGACAGAAAGCTGTCAGTACCTGCACACCTCATCTCAGTTCTCTGCTTTACTTTTCTTTTGGCTGTACTTTTGTAACCATTCAGAGTAGAATTGATATGAGCAGTGTACCCACTGTGCTGCgtcttattctgtctctgtatcTTGTCATCGTGCCGCCATTTTTGAATCCTATCATGTTTGGATTGCATATATCCAAAATACGgactaatttaaacattttctctgtTATAAAATGTTGA